One region of Citrus sinensis cultivar Valencia sweet orange chromosome 6, DVS_A1.0, whole genome shotgun sequence genomic DNA includes:
- the LOC102615513 gene encoding josephin-like protein, with protein sequence MSSKRVTFSPDVNEKPTVFLKHGGSARAAWNRKRVVVGIFSFRIPRDSGFSPARLLRHLGAKVTRALRFVSTKKRSSRKVTSSTLARSRSLAESIESHRAEAIEDCIEFLNSSSSMSRSNSVSAGSC encoded by the coding sequence ATGTCAAGCAAGCGAGTGACTTTCAGTCCTGATGTTAATGAAAAGCCAACGGTCTTTCTCAAGCATGGAGGCAGTGCAAGAGCGGCCTGGAATCGGAAGAGGGTCGTCGTTGGAATTTTCAGTTTTCGGATACCGAGGGATTCAGGATTTTCACCTGCAAGATTGCTGAGGCATCTCGGAGCTAAAGTGACAAGAGCTCTACGTTTTGTATCAACGAAAAAGAGGTCTTCTCGGAAGGTTACTTCATCAACTTTGGCGAGGTCTCGATCATTAGCAGAGTCAATTGAATCTCATCGAGCTGAAGCTATCGAAGATTGCATCGAGTTCTTGAATTCTTCTTCCTCTATGTCCAGAT